A genome region from Sceloporus undulatus isolate JIND9_A2432 ecotype Alabama chromosome 1, SceUnd_v1.1, whole genome shotgun sequence includes the following:
- the LOC121926289 gene encoding olfactory receptor 9G4-like, which yields MEMEGNWTLLTSFVLVGFTEDPLLQIFFFVLFLISYTLTLTGNLGLMTLIYMDSRLHTPMYFFVGSLSFLDIWYSSVYTPRILSDCVSKNKVISLAGCAAQFFFSAGLAYSECFLLAVMAYDRYVAICKPLLYATAMPKKLCIQMVIGSFVAGFANAVMHTGNTFRLRFCGSNIINHYFCDAPPLVKMACDDTQVYELILATVIGCNVLATTMLILGSYVGIVAAIVRIHSAAGRHKAFSTCSAHLLSVSLFYGSILFMYSRPSSQHTPNWDKANALFYTVLNPLVNPLIYSLRNKDVKDAFKKVLGRVIVTK from the coding sequence ATGGAAATGGAAGGCAACTGGACACTACTTACCAGTTTCGTCTTGGTGGGTTTCACAGAAGATCCCCTCTTGCAGATCTTCTTCTTTGTGCTGTTCCTGATCTCATATACTCTAACACTGACTGGAAACCTTGGTCTCATGACACTGATCTACATGGATTCCCGTCTACACACACCCATGTACTTCTTTGTGGGCAGCCTCTCCTTTCTGGACATCTGGTATTCCTCAGTCTACACTCCCAGAATCTTGTCTGATTGCGTATCCAAGAACAAGGTCATATCCCTTGCTGGCTGTGCAGCCCAGTTCTTCTTCTCTGCTGGCTTGGCCTACAGCGAATGTTTCTTGCTGGCCGTCATGGCATATGACCGCTATGTGGCCATCTGCAAACCACTCCTCTATGCCACCGCCATGCCCAAGAAGCTCTGCATCCAGATGGTCATAGGATCTTTTGTAGCTGGCTTTGCCAATGCTGTTATGCACACAGGTAACACCTTCCGCCTACGCTTCTGTGGGAGTAACATAATCAACCACTACTTTTGCGATGCTCCACCACTTGTGAAGATGGCATGTGACGATACCCAGGTCTATGAGCTCATTTTGGCTACTGTCATTGGTTGCAATGTGCTGGCAACCACCATGCTCATCCTGGGCTCTTATGTGGGCATTGTGGCTGCCATTGTACGCATCCACTCAGCAGCAGGGCGGCACAAAGCCTTCTCCACATGCTCTGCTCACCTCTTGTCAGTTTCCCTtttctatggctccatcctattcaTGTATTCGCGACCTAGCTCCCAGCACACTCCAAACTGGGACAAGGCAAATGCTTTGTTCTACACTGTCCTCAATCCTTTGGTCAACCCCTTGATTTATAGCTTGCGCAACAAAGATGTGaaggatgctttcaagaaagtgCTGGGGAGAGTCATAGTAACAAAATGA
- the LOC121929932 gene encoding membrane-spanning 4-domains subfamily A member 12-like, which translates to MASAVTECGNVRIITQVVQQPGPQSADVAAASMLGSTSTVSQMMPPEIKNVDTLPKALGAVHIVLGATQISFGIVLTIAQGNLKTLTVKSGIYFWIGILLLFSGSLLVEMEKRKHVWLVRASLIANLLVCVAALIAIVLHATEIAHQKKSEKLCDELYLVYCNHREAELVYGLNSIFIILSLLEISIAITALVTGYKASRQELYRWMIL; encoded by the exons ATGGCCAGCGCTGTGACAGAGTGTGGAAATGTAAGGATCATCACACAAGTGGTCCAGCAGCCGGGTCCACAGTCAGCAGATGTTGCTGCTGCTAGCATGCTTGGGTCTACTTCCACTGTGTCACAGATGATGCCACCTGAGATCAAAAATGTTGATACACTGCCAAAAGCACTTGGG GCTGTACATATTGTTTTGGGGGCTACACAGATAAGCTTTGGCATTGTTCTAACTATAGCACAGGGGAACTTAAAGACCCTCACTGTGAAGAGTGGGATCTACTTCTGGATTGGGATCTTG CTGTTATTTTCTGGGTCATTACTTGTGGAGATGGAGAAACGAAAGCATGTTTGGCTG GTCAGAGCTTCGTTAATTGCCAACTTGTTAGTCTGTGTGGCTGCACTGATTGCAATAGTCCTCCATGCTACTGAGATTGCACACcagaagaaatcagaaaaacTTTGTGATGAACTTTACCTTGTATACTGCAATCATCGTGAAGCG GAACTGGTATATGGACTGAACTCGATCTTTATCATCCTTTCACTCCTTGAAATATCCATCGCAATCACTGCCTTAGTGACTGGATACAAGGCCTCAAGACAGGAGCTTTATCGGTGGATG ATATTGTAA